The sequence AAGATGACTTGCTTCAAGTTAAAATAATCGAATGCCAAATACAAAAGATCAAACGAGTTCAAATCATGACGAGAATACATCCTTGAAGAAATTTAACCTTCAATCATGGTCTCCGACTCATAAACATTGGAGTGTGGCTTCAGTTGAATGAAGTCATCCATGATGGCTTCTATCTGGTTATGCAAACAAAACTTGTATCAATAAACTAAGTAAATGTGGACagcaaaataaaacaaaaggaTTCTCATCAGTGAAGCAGATAGAACACACTTTCAGAATATCCACAAGCCTAGGGACTCAAAATTCTATAAATTCAAGTCTTATGAGTTAAGAAGTTTGGTTACTGCAAGTTTGTGAAAAAGATCAAATTCCGTCGACAAAGCTACCAGCTACCTACTAGATATTCCAACTCAAATCTAGAATAGGACTTCGATGTCTTCcaattttaatcattttttttctccaaaactgCCAAAAGGCTGGACCTACTTGTGGTGGAATCACATATTGCACATATGCTAAATTCAAGAAAATAGAGTTGATCAATATTTCTATCAAAGTTCATCTTTAAGACTAGGtataaaagctaaagaaacaatATACAAAATTAGCTTTGACAGCAATAAAAGCCTAAGTAAGTCATAAACGTACCTTTGCTTCCGTTTGGCCAAAGTTAACCTGAATAAGAAGAGGAATCTGTTATTTCCGAATCTGCAGTAACTTAAAATCAATTTATGCTCTAAATTTTACAACAACAAAGAAAGAAAGGTTTTATACACATTCGGTTCAGACAGAGTTAGAGGTCTCTGATTGATTTCTTTTTGGTGACAATTATCTTCTTTCTGAGATATCATCATCTCAAAAATCCGTGTTAGACAAATTTAGGCGGGCTAAACACTTATTTATACAGCAAGAGAATTAGAAAGATAAAAAGGGAGTAGAGGACATACAACACAGAATGTTCTTGATGGAACTATTGTTGTTTTGTATATGGTTcctgaaaaaacaaaacataatcaATAAACAACACTACACAAAAGATCTGCAGAATAGATAGTAATATTGACAAGCTAATGGACAGATGTCTTCTAACTAACAACAACTGTTGTAAAACGTAAATGCATGCATACTGGAATTGTGGTTTCTTCTGGGGGGGCTGAATCTGATTCTTGGGAATAGCCACTAATTTGTGTGGGATAATTGAGCTTAGGAAAATTAAGATAACATTCAGACTAATCAGgtgtcaaaaaataaataaattcagacTAATCATGTACTAGACAGCCCACTTCGAAATGCTTACTCCACGTAGAGGAACAACAGTACAAGCATTTGAGATGTTAAGCTCAAACAAGTAGTAATTTAGACAAGTTGGACTCAGATGCCTAACCAATATAATTTTAGGGCCTGGAGGTAAAAAATTCATAATACATAGATGAAATACTATATGGAGGAATGGAAAATTTAATTTGTTTCTATCTTTAGTGACAAGCATGAAAGATTTGATAACAGAAcaataattaaaatataaaaccacAAGATTTCACAATACCTTTTAAATCCAAAAGCAGTTCACCGCTACCACATGGTGTGTCTGAAATTACTAATCGTCCAAcagtaccaatatctccactcATATCTATGGAGTCTCCTTCACATTCAACAAGTGCCTGCACCAATATATACACCTACAAATTAAGTCATCTACAAGGAAAATTAAATATATGTGGCACCCAAACAGCGCTAAACATAACAGCCAGCGAAAATCATTCCTTTGAAATGCAAATCCAGAAAAATTGTATTGTATGTATTAGTGAAGCTAATACTTACACGCGACCATGTAGCGTATAAGGTAAACAGAATAAGAGGAACACATCCTTTCCGGCTAGCTCTTATGCTTTTATTGATTTCTCCAAAGATTACCCTATTTCTAGTCAATTTGGTATACGTCTTAAATAGCCTAATTCTGTAGCATTTGTTCACAAGAGAAGCAAACATGCCTTGATCTGGTCTAGGACAATCTAAgcaaaatcaacaaccacaatgatagCCGCATGCGTAAGCTCATATTCTGGCCAGTGAAATACTTTCAGGAACACAACATAAATACAATTACACTTtataccaaaaaaagaaaaaagaaaaaaaaaagaataagctACCTTCGACCGCTGGACTTTCTCTGCCATCATCAAAGGCAATCTTGACGAACCCtgccaaaaagaaacaaaagacaaCATACTCAAAAGGAAAGTTAAAGGCCTCTTCTTTCAATAGTTTAAACAGTCCAGATTCACAGGTAAGTTACTAACTAAAAGTATGAGATGGGAACATAGAAGCTGTTTGAACTTCTTACATGAGGTATTGCACTCTTCTCGGTTACTTCTTCCTTCACAGCTTCCTCTTCAATATCAGTCTCTATATCAGAGATGAAGGAATATATAAATTAATCATCATTAACTATTTTCTCTCATTATACAACCTTCAATGTAGTTATGCCGTCAAGCAGTCTAACATACCTTCTTTATGGCTTTGAGTCTCTACTTTCAATTTCTTTTTTGGAGACTTTGATTTGGGAGACTTTTTAACTTTTGAATCCTCTACATTTTTATCAACATCTGCACCTTGATTCTTCTCTCCTGCCGCATCATTCAAGAAGGTTTCTGAGACTTACTATCTGATTATAAATCCTGTAATTTATAAACATTATCTAGTGGTCTGACTTACCTTCTTCTAGGACTTGAGTTTCCACTTCCGCTCGAGCCTTCGTAGTTTTGGATTTAGATTTGGGAGCTTTACTAACCAAAGGTTCTTCTGCAACATCAATGAGAAGAGCGTCTTGATTGTTATCTTCCTTTCGTGATTTCGATGATAAACCCAAAGTTTCGCTTATAGGACGGAAATCATCCTCGTCATCCTCATCTGATGATAATGCTATAAGTGGTTGCTTGGGAGCCTGTTCATTAAATGCAACACATCAGCCCTCACTGAGTTTAAGTATATGAGCTACTCATAGCATATACGCGATAATATACTAAAATGCATAGTTTCCAATACACCCAACGATAAGATGTAATAGGAGACCACTTCTCCCATCTTGCATAAGGTGCACATTATGTTGCTCTCCCAAAAGAACCACACATCTTGCTCATTTAAAAGGTTCAGAAACCACTCCTCCTATATTTTACGTTATATTTTTTTTTCGATAGATGAATAATGATTTACTAAATGAAACCCAACATACAACGACTAACATTGTTCAACCAAATGGAAAAACCAAAGAATCAACAAAGAGGAACAGACAAATAAAAACATGACCCCaatcggaaaaataaataaagacaCACTTGTAAAACTTCCACAAAGAGTACTGCACGATGGAGGTTAGAGTTCAAAGGAGGCTCAAATATGAAACCCAAAAGTTAGTCTACTATATCCATTAAACTATGTTCTCACCCACAAGCTTAAATCTTACCATTATTCATTAAGGACTTTTAAACAACAGAAATCACACCCTCATATTTCGCATTACACCTCTATTGCTCCTCAAGATACCTTACTTAAAACATAAAATCGCCAACTATTTTACTTCATACCTAATTTCCACAACCCATGCCACCATAAATTGTGGCAGACACTTAGATACCTAGCTTAACATCACAAGCAGAAATAATCTTCATCCTACTTCAACTTACTTCTTCAGTTTCCAAATTAAGAGACTTCTCTAGAATCTCTAATCTAAGAGTATAATTATAAATACGCTCATATCAAAAcctaactcactcaagtatgctcAAAATGGGGCTAAGATCTTGAAAACTATAGATGCAGTTTGGATAAAGTAACGCATGACGGAGAGATACCTCAAAAGTGCGCAACCAGTCCGGAGAATcacccattttcttcttcttctctctgcttAAATTTTTGCCGCCCCTTTTTCACAATTTCTTTGGGTTATTTTTCtccgaagaggaagaagaaatagaCAACTTATTTTAAATTGCGGACATCAAAAATTTGATGATGCATTTACCCAATGAGTGTCTGTCACGTGACTGAAACCGCTAGCTTCGGTTAGACAGTAGCACCCATGTGGGCTACGTCCATGGTCCATCTCAATATTCTCATATTTCAATCACATTCATCAatccaaaaacaataaaaataaataaatacattcGTGAAAATCAAATGATACAAATTTATGcttgaaaagagaaaaataatacaaatttcagattctcaaaatacattCCTTTAAGGAGTCAAAATCAAAATACACAAATTTCAAATTCGCAAAGGCTTGAAGAAAACTGAAAAACTCAAATCAGCAGAAATGTGGAATGAACCGTTCATGATCTCTATAATCCGAGACTGGTTAAGCCGCCGGCTGGTTTTGGTGTAGGTCCAGCTGGTTTTGGTTGAATTGCTGGTTTGGGTTGAACTGGTTTAGGATTATTCACGGCATTACAAGTTCTTCTAATCTCTCCATTCTTGCCGGTTAGAACACCAACACGACCCAATCTGATCATAGCTTCACCAAAATGAGATCGGAACAGTTTGCTCAAGGGACCGTCAGCGTATGATCGGACGATCTCAGCAGTCAATGGGTCTATCCCTAATCCTTGATCGATTTCAAGAACTCCTCCTTGTGCTTTGACTTGTTTGAGGTAACCGTTATCCACGATATTAAGACTGTTAGGTGTCTGGTCTAGTGCTATTTCCTTATTAGGACCACCGGAATTGGGACATGTCTTGGACCATGAATTGAAATGGTCATCACGCATGGTCGGGTCTCTTTTGCCTTTGTTTCTGAAATTGTAGAGTCTGCCGTGGACTTGCGCACAATGTGTGATTCCGACGGTATGAGCAGCTGattgaagaagaaaagtagaaaacGTTAGAAGTAAATTTATATTACTACACTGCATGCATGTACGCGTATCATTTGAAACTTATGGCGCCAATGAATGAACTATAGATGAAAACATACCGAGGAGCAAAACCATGTCAGTCTTATTAAGTCCTTGGTCCGCGAATACTTTAATAGAGTCCTTGACAGTAATCGAAGGGCTTGGAAGATTCACATTTGACTTCAAAGAAACGAAACCATCCCTTCTTCCTGTCTCAACTCTGTAGCTCGCTCCTCCAGACTGCATTCAAAATTTTCATATCCAAATCAATAATATTTTCTCCATATGCAGTAATACTGACAATATATATGCAATGTCAAGCTATTTACCAATACGACGGCATCTCTGGTAGCTACGGCGATGATATCAGAACATGAGACGACTCCGGCGCAAGCAAACTCAAGTGCATCTTTTACTTTTTTGATAACGTCGTAACCTCTCACGCTAAAGTTTGGGGGTGCCATTTTTTCACTTTCAGGGCCATCTAGGAGCAGCGACGCGTCACATCCCTTCATTCAAAATCACCAAAGAAAATATAATTCCGATAAACAAATTTATGTATCAACAACATAATGGATGACAAAACTTAATGTCGTCTTACTGTTACGAAACAATCGTGGAACTGCAAGCGAAGGAGTGCAGCAGCCATTTTAGGGCCGTTAGGCAGATTCTTAAATTCGGCTTGTACAACGCCTCTGATGATAGCCTCAACGTTCCCTCCCTTGCATTTTCCAAGGTAAAACCCTCTTCGTAACTGACCATTACAGGTAATGGCCAAGTTGATTAGCATGAACACAAGAACTACCCCTCCAAGACCCTTCATCTTTCTTTCGAAGGTTTGAAATGAGAGATCTGCTTGTTTGGATCTTAGAGAGGAGAGAATGTAGTGgtattttcatcaacaaatctCTTTTCCTCTTATAGAGAGAGTATGAGATTTGACTAAAGGAATGACTGCCTTGCACGATCAAGTTGAATGTTTCACAAAatcattttaaatttttttttggggGGAAATATTATTTAGTGGAGCTCATTAGTGTATATGTACATACAGGTGTACAAATAAACGACTAATTATTTACCCTATTGCAAACGACTAAATAATTTCCTTAGGTTAGAATCAAAGATTGATGTTTCTTACGCTGCAAATGGATTTTTAAAGAACCTACATTTGCGGATACCTCCACAGATCTAACTCTAAACCCTAAGGTTCTCTATCACAACTAATCAAACTAACACATATGACCATAAATTTTAGGGAAATTTAATTAACGTTCCCGTATTAATTTGGGAAGACATGGTTATATTGGCATAATCATGACATGgtttgatcattttttttagaaaatccaAGCGACAACGAGTTTGAAGCTAATTTTATGGTGACATGTTCTACTTATAGAACTCTACATTTTCCTgccaaaaatgagagtattctgatatacgaaacttcaccatccacaaaatttattttcaaccGTTAATTTTCAACGATTGATATTCAAAATGACAGACGGTAGTCTTATACGtctcggaatgctctcatttttaATAAAAATGTAGAACTATATAagaggaacatgtcaccaaaaattagcttcaaattcgttGTCGTTTGGGTTTTGTTAAAAAAATAGTCAACTCATAGCATGATTATATAACGTCTAGGCGGGGCTAGTCTGATAGCGTTATTATTTTAGTGAAATGATTTATTTATCGAGGACAAATTTATTGAACTGACAAAATCGACAATTCAAAAATAGGCATAAAATCGCTAGCTTCGGCTAGGCAGTAGTTAGCACCAATGTGGCTATGACTCTGATCGAGTCCATCTCGATAATCTCATTTCTCAAATACACTCATCAATCTTATCAAAAGAGATAATAAAAACAATCAGcaaattctcaaaatacattcCTTTAAGGAATCAAAACCAAATCACACAAATTACAAATTCGCAAAAGgcttgaagaaaaatgaaaaactgaaatcagcagaaatgTGGAATGGACCGTTCATGATCTCTATAATCCGAGACTGGGTAAGCCGGCTGGTTTTGGTGTAGGTCCAGCTGGTTTTGGTTGAACTGGTGTAGGTCCAGCTGGTTTAGGTTGAAGTGGTTTAGGATTATTCACAGCATTACAAGTTCTTCTAATCTCTCCGTTCTTGCCAGTTAGAACACCAACACCACCCAATTTGATCATAGCTGCACCAAAATCATATCGAAACTTTTGGCTCAAGGGACCGTCGGCGTAAGATCGAACGA comes from Papaver somniferum cultivar HN1 chromosome 7, ASM357369v1, whole genome shotgun sequence and encodes:
- the LOC113293130 gene encoding peroxidase 60-like; translation: MKGLGGVVLVFMLINLAITCNGQLRRGFYLGKCKGGNVEAIIRGVVQAEFKNLPNGPKMAAALLRLQFHDCFVTGCDASLLLDGPESEKMAPPNFSVRGYDVIKKVKDALEFACAGVVSCSDIIAVATRDAVVLSGGASYRVETGRRDGFVSLKSNVNLPSPSITVKDSIKVFADQGLNKTDMVLLLAAHTVGITHCAQVHGRLYNFRNKGKRDPTMRDDHFNSWSKTCPNSGGPNKEIALDQTPNSLNIVDNGYLKQVKAQGGVLEIDQGLGIDPLTAEIVRSYADGPLSKLFRSHFGEAMIRLGRVGVLTGKNGEIRRTCNAVNNPKPVQPKPAIQPKPAGPTPKPAGGLTSLGL
- the LOC113298930 gene encoding DNA-binding protein BIN4-like; translated protein: MGDSPDWLRTFEAPKQPLIALSSDEDDEDDFRPISETLGLSSKSRKEDNNQDALLIDVAEEPLVSKAPKSKSKTTKARAEVETQVLEEGEKNQGADVDKNVEDSKVKKSPKSKSPKKKLKVETQSHKEETDIEEEAVKEEVTEKSAIPHGSSRLPLMMAEKVQRSKALVECEGDSIDMSGDIGTVGRLVISDTPCGSGELLLDLKGTIYKTTIVPSRTFCVVNFGQTEAKIEAIMDDFIQLKPHSNVYESETMIEGTLEGHSFDSDEEADKIPKAKIQGEEGEEQANGKIKGKADKALGVKKKGKTAAKPPPKRVKKKAPVSKKGKGSKK